One segment of Treponema primitia ZAS-1 DNA contains the following:
- the cas2 gene encoding CRISPR-associated endonuclease Cas2 produces the protein MMVLVSYDVMVTSPGGPGRLRKVAKACTNFGQRVQYSVFECVVDPAQWVNLKNTLEKIIDDKIDSLRYYYLGANYKRRIEHVGAKPSYDVDGPLVV, from the coding sequence ATGATGGTACTGGTAAGTTATGATGTGATGGTAACCAGCCCGGGCGGCCCTGGTCGTTTGCGAAAAGTGGCGAAAGCCTGTACAAACTTCGGGCAGCGGGTTCAATATTCGGTCTTTGAATGTGTGGTTGATCCGGCCCAATGGGTCAATCTAAAGAACACTTTGGAGAAAATAATAGATGACAAGATAGACAGTCTGCGGTATTATTATCTTGGCGCCAATTACAAACGGCGGATAGAACATGTGGGCGCAAAACCTTCCTACGACGTAGACGGTCCTTTAGTCGTTTAA